In one Brevibacterium sp. CBA3109 genomic region, the following are encoded:
- a CDS encoding transglycosylase domain-containing protein: MAKGQEQAKTRGKKTKNILNYPRTGVSGWTRFLPSVRLLVVGGLSIIIALCVLFSIGYAVTDVPEPNIEATGQTSTIYYNDGKTPIGQYKVQDRKSVPIDEISEPMQEAAIAAEDTSFYENRGISIKGLSRAVVGVATNKYAGGGSTITQQYVKNFYLTNEHSLDRKVKEMFISLKIDQQQSKDEILANYLNTIYLGRRSYGIEVASQNYFDKPAKDLDVSESALLAAMIQRPGAADPADSPEAYQARFDYVVKSMTDEGFITEEQAAKVKMPEVKKASKEESLKGQTGYMWEYVRREALRKLDIDEAQLDRGGYNITTTFDKDRMKEAEKAVKNLPPDQPEGLQAGLVSIDPKSGGIEAFYGGKNYLDQAFNVSTQGHAQAGSTFKPFALVAGLENGVRLTDRYPGSTTTFNYPNYDPFTVHNFANASYGPVTLLKATQSSINTAYQALNVQVGPEKTVDVAQRAGLSGNCTPEQLKEGDTRNCTIGLDPNPGNVLGTASVKVIDMANAYSTFASNGVKHDAHAIKTVKQGEDDKEIYKSETKGKRVFDKAVAAETSYALSQVVNGGSGSYAQNLGRPAAGKTGTTTNNKAAWFSGYTPQLATSVVLYREVDGKSVSIGAYGGRGQVTGGSFPIQVWTEYMKDALEGEKVVQFPERGELPDKPKPKNTNAPAPPPQPKAPSENGSDNGGDGGDTKTKAPIDTPSEKPKDDEDKGKDKDKEKDADGSKDAKGDSKDSAKDSKDSKDSRDSKDSKDGREDGGSSKDPDGGPKGGDKGDTGGGGDTGGGVDTGGSGDTSGSGDTGGSGDTSGSGDTGGGKDKGDGGKGNKD, translated from the coding sequence GTGGCTAAGGGACAAGAACAAGCCAAAACCAGAGGCAAGAAGACAAAGAACATTCTCAACTATCCGCGCACAGGTGTGAGCGGATGGACGCGTTTTCTGCCGAGCGTCCGGTTGCTCGTCGTGGGCGGACTCAGCATCATCATCGCCCTGTGCGTGTTGTTCTCCATCGGCTATGCCGTCACTGACGTCCCTGAGCCCAACATCGAGGCCACGGGTCAGACATCGACCATCTACTACAACGACGGCAAGACACCCATCGGCCAGTACAAGGTCCAAGATCGCAAGTCGGTGCCGATCGATGAGATCTCCGAGCCGATGCAGGAGGCAGCCATAGCTGCCGAGGACACCTCGTTCTACGAGAACCGCGGAATCTCCATCAAGGGACTCTCCCGTGCAGTCGTCGGTGTAGCCACTAACAAGTATGCCGGCGGCGGTTCGACGATCACCCAGCAGTATGTGAAGAACTTCTACCTCACCAATGAGCACTCTCTGGATCGCAAGGTCAAGGAAATGTTCATCTCGCTCAAGATCGACCAGCAGCAGAGCAAGGACGAGATCCTTGCCAACTACCTGAACACGATCTACCTGGGTCGCCGGTCTTACGGCATTGAGGTCGCCAGTCAGAACTACTTCGACAAGCCGGCGAAGGACCTCGACGTCAGTGAGTCCGCACTCCTGGCAGCGATGATCCAGCGTCCTGGAGCAGCCGATCCGGCAGATAGTCCTGAGGCCTATCAAGCCCGGTTCGACTACGTTGTGAAGTCGATGACCGACGAAGGCTTCATCACCGAAGAGCAGGCCGCTAAGGTCAAGATGCCCGAAGTGAAGAAGGCGAGCAAGGAAGAATCTCTCAAGGGCCAGACAGGCTACATGTGGGAATACGTTCGTCGTGAGGCCCTGCGGAAACTCGACATCGATGAAGCTCAGCTGGACCGCGGTGGCTACAACATCACCACCACATTCGACAAAGACCGGATGAAGGAAGCCGAGAAGGCCGTCAAGAATCTGCCGCCTGATCAGCCCGAGGGCCTGCAGGCAGGCTTGGTCTCGATCGATCCGAAGTCCGGCGGGATCGAGGCCTTCTATGGTGGCAAGAACTATCTTGACCAGGCGTTCAACGTCTCGACCCAGGGACATGCCCAGGCCGGCTCGACCTTCAAACCCTTCGCACTGGTGGCTGGCTTGGAAAATGGTGTGCGTTTGACCGATAGATATCCGGGCAGCACCACGACGTTCAACTACCCTAACTACGATCCCTTCACTGTCCACAACTTCGCCAACGCCAGCTATGGTCCGGTGACGCTGCTCAAGGCAACTCAGTCGTCGATTAACACGGCGTACCAGGCGCTCAATGTTCAGGTCGGACCTGAAAAGACGGTGGATGTTGCGCAGAGAGCCGGCTTGAGCGGGAACTGCACTCCCGAGCAGTTAAAAGAGGGCGACACCCGCAACTGCACGATTGGTCTTGATCCGAACCCCGGCAACGTGCTGGGTACGGCCAGCGTCAAGGTCATCGACATGGCGAATGCCTACTCGACCTTCGCGTCCAACGGCGTCAAACATGACGCTCATGCGATCAAGACGGTCAAGCAGGGTGAGGACGACAAGGAGATTTACAAGTCGGAGACGAAGGGCAAGCGCGTCTTCGACAAAGCGGTTGCAGCTGAGACATCCTATGCTCTCAGCCAGGTCGTCAATGGTGGTTCGGGCAGCTACGCCCAGAATTTGGGTCGTCCAGCCGCCGGTAAGACGGGTACGACCACCAACAACAAGGCTGCATGGTTCTCTGGCTACACTCCGCAACTGGCGACCTCGGTGGTCCTCTACCGTGAGGTTGATGGCAAATCTGTTTCGATCGGTGCCTACGGTGGACGCGGCCAGGTCACCGGTGGATCCTTCCCGATCCAGGTATGGACGGAATACATGAAGGATGCTCTTGAAGGCGAAAAAGTCGTGCAGTTCCCTGAGCGCGGAGAACTGCCCGATAAACCGAAGCCTAAGAACACCAACGCTCCTGCGCCACCACCTCAGCCGAAGGCGCCCAGCGAGAACGGCAGCGACAATGGCGGCGACGGCGGGGACACAAAGACCAAGGCTCCGATCGACACTCCGAGCGAGAAGCCGAAGGACGACGAGGACAAAGGCAAGGATAAGGACAAGGAGAAGGACGCCGACGGGTCGAAGGATGCCAAGGGCGACTCGAAGGACAGCGCCAAGGATTCCAAGGATTCCAAGGATTCCAGGGATTCCAAGGATTCCAAGGACGGTCGCGAAGATGGCGGCTCGTCTAAGGACCCCGATGGTGGGCCGAAGGGTGGAGACAAAGGAGACACTGGCGGCGGTGGCGATACCGGTGGCGGTGTCGACACTGGCGGTAGCGGAGACACTAGCGGCAGTGGCGACACTGGCGGTAGCGGAGACACTAGTGGCAGTGGCGACACTGGCGGCGGTAAAGACAAAGGCGATGGTGGCAAAGGGAATAAAGACTGA
- a CDS encoding AMP-binding protein: MTVTEEFRAARDKLISLRSDAAAAGDGFEWPRFDHFNFGIDWFDKVAEGNDSPALWIVEQDGSEGKWSYAQLSHRSNQVANFLRRSGVKRGDHVMIMLNNQVELWETMLAGIKLGAVLLPTTTQLGPIDLCDRVERGKAEFVIAGAADAAKFDDVDAEVVRIIVGDDAKRQQDYSYADADDEETSFDPQGSSRADDLLLLYFTSGTTSKAKMVAHSHVSYPVGHLSTMYWMGLRPGDVHLNVASPGWAKHAWSNIFTPWIAESCVFLYNYSRFDANALMETMDRAGVTSFCAPPTVWRMLIQADLKHLKNPPKIALGAGEPLNPEVIDRVKQDWDVLIRDGYGQTETTLQVGNSPDQELKYGSMGKVLPGYDVVLIDPATGEEGNEGEICLRLDPRPLGLTSGYWSNQEKTDEAFADGVYHTGDVAERDENGYITYVGRADDVFKASDYRLSPFELESVLIEHEAVAEAAVVPSPDPVRLAVPKAYVVVAGGFEANADTAREILAYCREHLAPYKRIRRLEFSELPKTISGKIRRVELRAREDQLHPFSGEPVVEGKEYADTDFDLKG, encoded by the coding sequence ATGACTGTGACCGAAGAGTTCCGTGCAGCCAGAGACAAGCTGATCTCATTGCGCAGCGATGCTGCGGCGGCCGGCGACGGCTTCGAATGGCCGCGCTTCGATCACTTCAACTTCGGCATCGACTGGTTCGACAAAGTCGCCGAAGGCAACGACAGTCCTGCCCTGTGGATCGTCGAGCAGGACGGATCCGAGGGCAAGTGGAGCTATGCCCAGCTCTCCCACCGGTCGAACCAGGTCGCCAACTTCCTCCGCCGGTCCGGTGTGAAGCGCGGCGACCATGTCATGATCATGCTCAACAACCAGGTCGAGCTGTGGGAGACCATGCTCGCCGGCATCAAACTCGGTGCGGTCCTCCTGCCGACGACCACTCAGCTGGGTCCCATCGACTTATGTGATCGGGTCGAGCGCGGCAAGGCCGAGTTCGTCATCGCCGGTGCCGCCGACGCTGCGAAGTTCGACGATGTCGACGCCGAGGTGGTGCGCATCATCGTCGGTGACGACGCCAAGCGCCAGCAGGACTACAGCTACGCCGACGCCGATGACGAGGAGACCAGCTTCGACCCGCAGGGTTCCTCCCGCGCCGATGACCTGCTCCTCCTTTACTTCACCTCGGGCACGACCTCGAAGGCGAAGATGGTCGCCCACTCCCACGTGTCCTACCCCGTCGGTCACCTGTCCACGATGTACTGGATGGGCCTGAGGCCCGGCGACGTCCACCTCAATGTCGCCTCGCCTGGCTGGGCTAAGCATGCGTGGTCGAACATCTTCACTCCCTGGATCGCCGAATCCTGCGTCTTCCTCTACAACTATTCGCGCTTCGACGCGAATGCCCTGATGGAGACCATGGACCGGGCCGGAGTCACGAGCTTCTGCGCCCCGCCGACCGTGTGGCGCATGCTCATCCAGGCTGACCTGAAGCACCTGAAGAACCCGCCGAAGATCGCCCTCGGCGCCGGTGAGCCGCTCAACCCCGAGGTCATCGATCGGGTCAAGCAGGACTGGGATGTGCTCATCCGTGACGGCTACGGTCAGACGGAGACGACCCTGCAGGTCGGCAACTCCCCTGATCAGGAGCTCAAATACGGTTCCATGGGCAAGGTGCTGCCTGGCTATGACGTGGTCCTCATCGATCCTGCAACCGGCGAAGAGGGCAACGAGGGCGAGATCTGCCTCCGTCTCGACCCCCGCCCGCTGGGATTGACCAGCGGTTACTGGTCCAATCAGGAGAAGACCGATGAGGCCTTCGCCGACGGTGTCTATCACACCGGTGACGTGGCCGAACGCGACGAGAACGGGTACATCACCTACGTCGGACGAGCCGATGACGTGTTCAAGGCCAGCGACTACCGGCTGTCCCCGTTCGAGCTCGAGAGCGTGCTCATTGAGCACGAGGCCGTCGCCGAGGCGGCTGTGGTCCCCTCACCGGATCCTGTCCGTCTCGCGGTGCCCAAGGCCTATGTCGTCGTGGCGGGCGGTTTCGAGGCCAATGCGGATACTGCCCGGGAGATCCTGGCCTACTGCCGTGAGCATCTGGCCCCTTATAAGCGGATCCGCCGGCTCGAGTTCTCGGAGTTGCCGAAGACCATCTCCGGCAAGATCCGCCGTGTTGAACTTCGCGCCCGTGAGGACCAGCTGCACCCGTTCAGCGGGGAGCCGGTAGTCGAGGGCAAAGAGTACGCAGACACCGACTTCGACCTCAAGGGGTGA
- a CDS encoding DUF6049 family protein: MKLISRTRFLLALLSTVLLLAGSVFVFPLMGVSPAAGSTAADGTSPDGSTPSESDVSITLDEVTPWVDEKGTLTVRGMITNSTDQVISNPDLSLAMSTQKLDSGRKIQSWKTDQSQNRSIADLENNGPAARKKAKKAQKSAQDTNGKSDPLTAVDTTFDDEIAAGSSSEFTISVPAEQLGLRKSSPLSAWGPRGLSVQLGDATGRLASEVGFSTWYPSPKFDKTKISILAPVTLPAHTADGIIDPDDLDKAIGKGGSLTAIMNVLDTPGVGIALDPRIIASFESAVAEPSGDDDASEPEKSGEPSPQDTETTAKGSDAPDIDPGANSNDQGGADGLSADEAKAQKEQRKRLDTWYHDFLDKAETHTVIALPYGDPDQASLLNSDLKSLGTFAQKQRNIVKKVLPKAKTDIAWPIAGSAQRDQLDDFAEAGDQTVILSNTQQPSLAGIHDNAHSKTRITADAQSSIDTLITDSALAQQSANIIGSDHPASGISELVATTAAIQAETPYRTRHLLLPMPRTAASADWENTVKAVADAPWVDPSGIDDLLDTDAVPRGLLQSGADPKSIGVKAMQSLAQTRATQKKFNSVFSDTASANTRLDRELLSCTSVAWTLGGNAKHCADGARASSEKVRNSLYLEKGSSVLLVTGEKTTIPVTIVNDSLAEATMSIRMKPKTPQLRAESTETVVVPAQETMRVDVPVEGLANADVPTTIEMVATDDVVLPKNETLLVRVRADWENIGTAVVGLALAAVFVIGLIKTISRGRRKIPEQQLADAMARAKNDESETR, encoded by the coding sequence GTGAAACTCATCAGTCGTACGCGTTTCCTCCTCGCCCTGCTGAGCACGGTCCTGCTGCTCGCAGGGTCGGTTTTCGTGTTCCCGCTCATGGGAGTCAGCCCCGCCGCCGGTTCGACCGCTGCCGATGGCACCTCACCGGACGGGAGCACGCCGAGTGAATCCGACGTTTCCATCACCCTCGACGAGGTGACGCCCTGGGTTGATGAGAAGGGCACACTCACAGTGCGCGGCATGATCACGAACTCCACAGATCAGGTGATCTCGAATCCTGATCTGAGTCTGGCGATGTCCACGCAGAAGCTCGATTCCGGACGAAAGATCCAGAGCTGGAAGACCGACCAGTCCCAGAACCGCAGCATCGCCGACCTCGAGAACAACGGTCCCGCCGCCCGCAAAAAGGCCAAGAAAGCCCAGAAGTCGGCACAGGACACAAACGGGAAATCCGACCCGCTGACTGCGGTGGACACCACTTTCGACGATGAGATCGCGGCCGGATCTTCCTCGGAGTTCACGATCTCCGTCCCCGCAGAACAACTCGGGCTTCGGAAGTCCTCCCCGCTCTCGGCCTGGGGTCCGCGCGGTCTGAGCGTGCAGCTCGGCGATGCCACCGGGCGGCTCGCCTCCGAAGTCGGGTTCTCCACCTGGTATCCGAGCCCGAAGTTCGACAAGACCAAGATCAGCATCCTCGCCCCCGTGACGCTTCCGGCTCACACCGCTGACGGCATTATCGACCCCGATGACCTCGACAAGGCGATCGGCAAGGGTGGCTCCCTGACTGCGATCATGAACGTCCTCGACACTCCCGGTGTGGGCATCGCGCTGGACCCCCGGATCATCGCCTCCTTCGAATCTGCTGTAGCCGAACCATCTGGAGACGATGACGCATCAGAACCTGAGAAGAGTGGAGAACCCTCCCCACAGGACACAGAAACGACGGCCAAGGGATCCGATGCCCCCGACATCGATCCCGGCGCGAACTCCAATGACCAGGGCGGCGCCGATGGACTCAGCGCCGACGAAGCTAAGGCCCAGAAAGAGCAGCGCAAGCGCCTCGACACCTGGTATCACGACTTCCTCGACAAGGCGGAGACACACACCGTCATCGCCCTGCCCTATGGCGACCCCGACCAGGCGTCGCTGCTGAATAGCGACCTGAAGAGCCTGGGCACGTTCGCACAGAAGCAGAGGAATATCGTCAAGAAGGTCCTGCCGAAGGCCAAGACCGACATCGCCTGGCCCATCGCCGGCTCTGCGCAGCGCGATCAACTCGATGACTTCGCCGAGGCTGGTGACCAGACCGTGATCCTCAGCAATACCCAGCAACCGTCGCTGGCAGGGATCCACGACAACGCCCATTCGAAGACCCGCATCACGGCGGATGCACAGTCATCGATCGACACCCTGATCACCGATTCGGCTCTCGCGCAGCAGAGCGCGAATATCATCGGTTCCGATCATCCGGCCTCCGGCATCTCAGAATTGGTCGCGACAACTGCCGCGATCCAAGCGGAGACCCCCTACCGGACACGACACCTGCTGCTGCCCATGCCACGCACGGCAGCCTCGGCGGACTGGGAGAATACGGTCAAGGCCGTCGCGGATGCCCCCTGGGTCGATCCATCCGGTATCGATGATCTCCTCGACACCGACGCCGTGCCCCGTGGGCTGCTGCAATCAGGAGCGGACCCGAAGAGCATCGGAGTGAAGGCCATGCAGAGCCTCGCACAGACCCGGGCGACGCAGAAGAAGTTCAACAGCGTGTTCTCTGACACGGCGAGTGCGAATACGCGGCTGGATCGGGAGCTGCTCAGCTGCACCTCGGTCGCGTGGACCCTGGGCGGCAATGCGAAACACTGCGCCGATGGTGCCCGGGCTTCGAGTGAGAAGGTGAGGAACAGCCTCTACCTCGAGAAGGGATCCTCGGTGCTGCTGGTCACCGGTGAGAAGACGACCATCCCTGTGACGATAGTCAACGATTCACTCGCTGAGGCGACCATGAGCATCCGGATGAAGCCAAAGACCCCCCAGTTGCGGGCCGAGTCCACCGAGACCGTCGTCGTGCCCGCCCAGGAGACCATGCGCGTCGACGTTCCCGTCGAAGGCCTGGCCAACGCCGACGTGCCGACGACCATCGAGATGGTGGCCACCGATGACGTCGTCCTGCCGAAGAACGAAACACTGCTTGTCAGGGTTCGGGCCGACTGGGAGAACATCGGCACGGCCGTAGTCGGATTGGCACTGGCCGCCGTGTTCGTGATCGGCTTGATCAAAACGATCTCCCGCGGACGCAGGAAGATCCCCGAACAGCAGCTGGCCGATGCGATGGCCCGTGCGAAGAACGACGAATCGGAAACGAGGTAG
- a CDS encoding NUDIX domain-containing protein: MTTPMPKPGPRASRRTTVEEISAGGIVVDFTHPELTVAVIARINRAGRIEWCLPKGHLEGTETPAEAARREVEEETGIRGQIVCPLGSVDYWFTVTGIRVHKLVHHFLLRARSGALTVDNDPDQEAIDAAWIPFNDLRSRLSFANERRIVAAARPMVARLEQ, translated from the coding sequence ATGACCACACCGATGCCCAAGCCGGGACCACGAGCGTCTCGTCGCACCACGGTAGAGGAGATTTCCGCCGGGGGCATCGTCGTCGACTTCACACATCCGGAACTGACCGTGGCCGTGATCGCCCGGATCAACCGGGCAGGACGGATCGAATGGTGCCTTCCCAAGGGACACCTCGAAGGAACCGAGACCCCCGCTGAGGCGGCTCGACGAGAGGTGGAAGAGGAGACAGGCATCCGCGGGCAGATCGTCTGCCCCCTGGGCTCCGTCGACTACTGGTTCACTGTGACCGGAATCCGGGTTCACAAACTCGTCCACCACTTCCTGCTGCGTGCACGGTCGGGGGCGTTGACCGTGGATAATGATCCTGACCAGGAAGCGATCGACGCCGCGTGGATCCCCTTCAACGATCTGCGCTCCCGGCTCTCCTTCGCCAATGAACGTCGCATCGTTGCCGCCGCCCGCCCGATGGTCGCCCGATTGGAGCAGTGA
- a CDS encoding CCA tRNA nucleotidyltransferase, translated as MDPKTAHARLYDKLDELENILGPLGKRFAAAGFELALVGGSVRDALLGRPMPDLDFTTDARPDDILTLISDWVDTHWDIGREFGTIGAIKSGVQIEITTYRAEAYDPDSRKPTVKFGTDLDADLIRRDFTIGAMAIRLPAMTFVDPFEGFTDLVEGVIRTPGTAVDSFSDDPLRMMRAARFTAQLGLDPVAEVEAAMRDMADRIAIISAERIQVELFKLMTGIDPAAGIDLLVRTDVADHVLPEVAGLRLETDEHHRHKDVYQHSLTVLRQAVELEEKYAAKQREAGLSSDDPNHLVVPDFAVRFAALMHDVGKPATRRFLPGGAVTFYHHDAVGAKLTAKRMKALRFDKDTTKAVGRLVELHLRFYGYGDAGWTDSAVRRYVTDAGPLLSRLHILTRADVTTRNKKKADRLAFAYDDLEHRIEKLSEQEELAAIRPDLDGRQIMAILDITPSPLVGKAYKHLLEERMEHGPLGPERAEAVLRQWWAENGPADVESGEQS; from the coding sequence GTGGATCCGAAGACCGCGCACGCCCGTCTGTACGACAAGCTCGATGAGCTCGAGAACATCCTCGGGCCCTTGGGCAAGCGCTTCGCCGCGGCCGGATTCGAACTCGCGCTCGTCGGCGGCTCCGTTCGCGACGCGCTGCTGGGCCGTCCTATGCCCGATCTCGACTTCACCACGGACGCGCGCCCCGACGACATCCTCACCCTCATCTCCGACTGGGTCGACACACACTGGGACATCGGGCGGGAATTCGGGACCATCGGCGCCATCAAGTCCGGTGTGCAGATCGAGATCACCACCTACCGCGCCGAGGCCTACGACCCTGATTCGCGCAAACCGACGGTGAAATTCGGCACAGATCTCGACGCTGACCTCATCCGACGTGACTTCACGATCGGTGCGATGGCCATTCGCCTGCCGGCAATGACCTTCGTCGACCCGTTCGAGGGCTTCACCGACCTCGTCGAGGGTGTCATCCGGACCCCGGGAACGGCCGTCGATTCGTTCTCCGATGATCCGCTGCGCATGATGCGCGCCGCTCGCTTCACCGCTCAGCTGGGTCTCGATCCCGTCGCCGAGGTCGAAGCGGCGATGCGTGACATGGCCGATCGGATTGCGATCATCTCGGCCGAACGCATCCAGGTGGAGCTGTTCAAGCTGATGACCGGCATCGACCCGGCCGCGGGCATCGATCTGCTGGTGCGCACCGATGTTGCCGACCACGTCCTGCCCGAAGTCGCGGGTCTGCGACTGGAGACCGATGAGCACCACCGTCACAAGGACGTCTACCAGCACTCGCTGACTGTGCTGCGCCAGGCTGTGGAGCTCGAAGAGAAGTATGCGGCCAAACAGCGAGAGGCCGGGTTGAGCTCTGATGATCCCAACCATCTTGTCGTGCCGGATTTCGCCGTCCGGTTCGCGGCTCTCATGCACGATGTGGGCAAACCCGCGACCCGCAGATTCCTGCCTGGTGGGGCTGTCACCTTCTATCACCACGATGCTGTCGGTGCGAAGCTGACCGCGAAGCGGATGAAGGCGCTGCGCTTCGACAAAGACACCACGAAGGCTGTTGGTCGCCTGGTCGAGCTGCATCTGCGCTTCTATGGCTATGGTGATGCCGGGTGGACCGATTCTGCGGTGCGACGTTATGTCACCGACGCCGGACCGCTGCTCTCACGCCTGCACATCCTCACCCGGGCGGATGTGACCACCCGTAACAAGAAGAAGGCCGATCGGCTCGCTTTCGCCTACGACGATCTGGAGCACCGGATCGAGAAGCTGAGCGAACAGGAGGAACTCGCCGCGATCCGTCCTGACCTCGATGGTCGGCAGATCATGGCCATCCTCGACATCACACCCTCACCGCTGGTGGGCAAGGCCTACAAGCATCTGCTCGAGGAGAGGATGGAGCACGGACCGCTGGGGCCTGAGCGCGCCGAAGCGGTCCTGCGTCAGTGGTGGGCGGAGAACGGGCCTGCCGATGTTGAGTCCGGCGAGCAGTCCTAG
- the murJ gene encoding murein biosynthesis integral membrane protein MurJ translates to MSKLSSLAKSSAIMTAGTLTSRILGLVKASLLATALGITAVQADAFDVANKVPNTLYMLLAGGVVNAVLVPQLVRASKRKDGGQDYTNRLLTLSFMILAAVSIIATAAAPFLVWLYSSGWGPDQMALATAFAFWCLPQLFFYGLYTLLGQVLNSKSSFGPYMWAPVLNNVVAIVGLLVFIIVFGTDSASPHGLSTWTPFKIALMGGSATLGVAAQALILIWPLKRIGFKYRPTFGFRGVGLATAGKVAFWTFAAMLIGQIGFLIISRVAAEASVPGAGNASNAAYTNAYLVFMLPHSLIAVSLATALFTSLSRDAANNDTKAVVDDFSMGVRMVGLVNSFAVAALIVLASPVAMIIAGSGRDQAMAVGLVIITMVFGLIPFSANYLAQRVFYAYEDAKTPFLIQLPQVIFQSLAVLSASIFPKSVTVAIIGLTMSLGYLFAMILSFSLLSKRLGGIDLRTILTAHMKFLVAALFAGMAGYGLLFFFPDFALAGRWQAFVSAAGVGTLMLVVFLGACFLLKVRELHSIIGVVAGKLRK, encoded by the coding sequence TTGTCCAAGCTTTCATCATTGGCCAAATCCTCGGCCATCATGACCGCCGGAACCCTGACCTCGCGCATATTGGGCTTGGTCAAAGCTTCGCTGCTGGCTACCGCGCTCGGAATAACAGCCGTTCAGGCCGACGCCTTCGACGTCGCCAACAAGGTGCCCAACACCCTGTATATGCTCCTGGCCGGCGGTGTCGTCAACGCCGTTCTCGTCCCACAGCTTGTGCGGGCCTCGAAGAGGAAGGACGGGGGCCAGGACTACACGAACCGCCTGCTGACCCTGTCTTTCATGATCCTCGCGGCAGTGAGCATCATTGCGACAGCGGCCGCCCCGTTCCTTGTGTGGCTCTACTCTTCGGGGTGGGGTCCGGATCAGATGGCATTGGCCACCGCATTCGCCTTCTGGTGCCTGCCTCAGCTGTTCTTCTACGGCCTCTACACACTCCTGGGACAGGTGCTCAATTCCAAATCCTCCTTCGGCCCGTATATGTGGGCACCGGTGCTCAACAATGTCGTCGCCATCGTGGGGCTCCTCGTCTTCATCATCGTCTTCGGAACGGACAGTGCTTCCCCTCATGGGCTGAGCACCTGGACTCCATTCAAGATCGCTCTCATGGGCGGCTCGGCCACTCTGGGTGTCGCCGCCCAGGCACTCATCCTGATCTGGCCCCTGAAGCGCATCGGCTTCAAATACCGGCCGACCTTCGGCTTCCGCGGAGTCGGCCTGGCCACCGCCGGCAAGGTGGCGTTCTGGACCTTCGCCGCCATGCTCATCGGCCAGATCGGCTTCCTCATCATCTCCCGGGTTGCCGCCGAGGCGTCGGTGCCGGGTGCGGGCAACGCCTCAAACGCCGCTTACACCAACGCCTATCTCGTGTTCATGCTGCCGCACTCACTCATCGCGGTGTCGCTGGCCACGGCACTCTTCACCTCGCTGAGCAGGGACGCCGCCAACAATGACACGAAGGCGGTCGTCGACGACTTCTCCATGGGCGTGCGCATGGTCGGCCTGGTCAATTCCTTTGCCGTGGCCGCGCTCATCGTGCTTGCATCCCCGGTCGCTATGATCATCGCCGGCAGCGGTCGTGACCAAGCCATGGCTGTGGGACTCGTGATCATCACCATGGTGTTCGGTCTCATTCCCTTCAGCGCCAACTACCTGGCACAGAGGGTCTTCTACGCCTATGAGGACGCGAAGACTCCGTTCCTCATCCAACTCCCACAGGTGATCTTCCAATCCCTGGCAGTGCTGTCGGCCTCGATCTTCCCTAAATCGGTGACGGTGGCCATCATCGGCCTGACGATGAGCCTGGGATACCTCTTCGCAATGATCCTGTCGTTCTCGCTCTTGTCGAAGCGCCTGGGCGGGATTGACCTCCGCACAATCCTGACCGCTCATATGAAGTTCTTGGTAGCAGCGTTGTTTGCCGGAATGGCGGGTTATGGACTTCTCTTCTTCTTCCCGGACTTCGCCCTGGCTGGTCGCTGGCAGGCGTTCGTCTCCGCCGCCGGCGTCGGCACGCTCATGCTCGTTGTCTTCCTGGGAGCATGTTTTTTGCTGAAAGTCAGAGAGTTGCATTCGATTATTGGCGTCGTTGCTGGAAAACTAAGAAAATAG